From Saccharibacillus brassicae:
CAACGGCGAAGCGTCGTGCTCGACGGAAGTGTCGATCGGCGATTCGTACGAGGCGGTACCTGCCGGCAGGCTGCGCGAAGCGATCGAACGGCTGGGCCGTCGGCTCTCGGAAGTCCGGGGCTAAGACCGGATCAGGACCGGGTCAGGACCGGATCAAGGCCGCTTCAAGGGTAGATTCCGGAAAAAGAAGCAGCCGCCGCGATCAGGTATCGAACCTGATCGCGGCGGCTGTTTGGCGCGCTTTTTCTACCATTCGAATTCGAGCTGCCGCTCGTTCGGACGGGAAGCGATGCCGCCGTGCCCGCGGTGCATGATAGGTTTCTCCATCTTACAGGGGCGCTGCTGACGCCGCAGCGTCAGTCTTATTTTCACGCATCAAGATTTGAAATTCCTCGCGGTAGATGCGGTCCACGTTGCCGAGCACGGCCTGCGCCCGATCGGCAAACTTGAGCTTGACGATTCCTTTTTTGTCGATCAGCACGCCGGTCTGGCCGCGATACGGGCCAAAAGCCGCTTCGTGCAGCCGCCCGGCGCCTTGCGTCGGCGGAGCGAAAAAGAAGCGCATCAGATAATGGACGGGAAGCGGGAGGCCGGATTTTTTGCCTTTGCGAAGCGTGTTGTTGGGGCCGGGATCGGCGCTGCGCAGCAGGATGCCGTCCGCCGCTTCCGCCGGGGCCAGCGCCTGCGTCCAGAGTGACAGCGCAAGCTTGGTGTCCGCGTACGCACCCGTCAGCGGCTTGAACGTGCCCGGCTTGGCCAGCTTGTCGGGATCGAACTTCTTCGTATAGGCGAACGCGTTTGACGACGTGCCGATCACGGTCTTCAGCGATCCGCGCAGCAGCAGCTCTTTTGTCTCGCGGTAGAGAATGTACGGCACGACCGTTTGCAGCTCGTAATGCTTTTCGCGTCCCTGCGGCGAAAATTCGAGCTCCGCCAGGCTGCCGCCCGCGTTGTTGAACAGCACGTCGATCGCCGTCTCCTCATGCCGGATACGCTTCAGCGCCGCGGCCAACTGCCGGTAATCGGTCAGTTCCGCGGTGTAGACCCGCAGCCGCCCTGCGCGGATCGCCGCCGAGATTGCTTCGTCCTCCGCCGCAAACGGCGAACGGATCAGCGCGGCGACGTCCCAGCCTTCGGCCAGCAGCCTGCGCGTCAGTTCCAGGCCGATGCCGTTGTTGGCACCGGTGATCAGGGCCGTTCTGCCCGCTGTCGGGGCGGTATGAGTATCTTTCATGCTGCATGCCTCCATTCGATTATTCGATCATGGAGAACAGCATATAACTTGGAGCCAGCTCCAAGTCAACAACGATGTGCTGCTTGTTGACTTGGAGCCAGCTCCAAGTCAACAAACGGTGTGTTGCTTCTTGACTTGGAGACTGGCTCACAAGTCCGCAAACGGTGTTTTGCTTCTTGACTTGGAGACTGCATTAAACGGTATACTCGGTTCAACGAACATCAACCGATCAAGAGGAGCGATAGCACTTGACCGAACAAACGATCCGCCGGGCGGAGACGACAGAAGGATACACGATCAAGCAGACCGCGGAGCTGACCGGCCTGCCGGGAGACACGATCCGTTATTACGAGAAGATCGGGCTGCTGCCGAGAGCGAAGCGCAAAGCCAACACCCACCGCATCTATGCCGAGAGCGACGTGCAGACGATGAAGCTGATCCTGTGCCTCAAAAAAACGGGCATGCCGCTGGAGGAAATGAAGCCGTATCTCGACATGTCCCGCACCGGAGACCTCGCCGATACGCCGGAAGCGTTCGAGCGCATCCGGCAGTACCGGGCCGAAGTGCTGAAGCAGATGTCTTCGCTGCAAACGATCGTCGATTTTATCGACCTCAAGCTGTCGCAGGGCACGCTGCTGAACGAAAGCGATTGCGACGCCGACCCGCAGAAAGGGCCGGGATTGCCGGCGAAGCGAGGCAGCAAGTTTCGGTGAATGCCAAAAAGCTCCGAATCCGCAGCTTCCTCTTGTTTGGAAGAAGCGGTTTTCGGAGCTATGGCCGTGCCTTCGAATCGGTAGACCTATTTTCAATCCATCAATCCCGATCAACCGACCTCAATCACCAAAGCCGCTTCAAAATACTCGCCCGGCTCAAGTCCGACGGCAAGCTCTTTGTTTTTGAGTTCGCCGTCGAAGCGGTCCGCGTCGGCGAGGCCGTGCCACGGTTCGATGCAGAGAAACGGCGCGTTTTGAGGCTGCCAGACGCCGAGGTACGGGAAGTTTTCGTACGAGACGGTCACGCTGCGCTCGCTTTTGTCGCTTCTCAGCGCCACGCGTTCCGATTTGACGTCGCGGAAGATCATGGCGCCTTCTTCGAACTGCGCGCGCGTCAGCGGCAGTACGGTTCCTTTTTCCAAAACGATCTCCGATTTGTCCGGGATCTGGATATTGCCGCCCGTCACGAAAAAGCGTTCCAGTGTCTCTTCCCGTTCAAACTCCAACCGATAGTCTTCGAAATCGCCTTCGCCGCCGATCGGGCAGTTGAACGCGGGGTGCGTGCCGAGCTGGAAATGGATGCGTTTGTCGTCGTCGTTGTCCACCCGGTACTGGATGCGCAGGGTCGAACCTTCCAGCGTATAGGTGAGCGTGAGCGCGAATCGGTACGGGTACATAGCAAGCGTCTCGTCGTCGTACGACAGATGGAACACGGCCCGCGCCGCGTCCGATTCGACGAGCCGGAACTCGCGATTGCGGGCGAAACCGTGGTTTTTGAGCTCGTACGTGCCGCCTTCGGCGCGCATTTTGCCTTCGTACACCGACCCGACGATCGGGAACAGCACCGGCGAACGGCCTGTCCAGAAAGCGGCGTCGCCGCTCCACATGTACTCGAGGCCCGTATCTGTGCGTTTGAAGCTGACCAGTTCCGCGCCGAGCGGCTTGATCTCGACCGTGGCCGTGTCGCTGCTTAAAATTGCGTTCATAGGTTCTTCCCTCCGGGTGAATGATTTTGTGAAGCTTGAACTGCCTTTAGTGTAGCAAAAAAAGCACCGCCGTAAAAACGCCTTCGGCGCTTGCGGGCGGGCGGCGGACGCGCAGAATGGCTATAATGGGGAAAAGCGACTGGGGGGACTTCGCCGGCGTGCTCGGCGCGGAGCGGGTGCGGGTAGAGAGGTTAAGCCGGAGTGGACCGGTTACGCTGCTTTTTCGGCAATGTAGCGTTGAAAAAGGACGCGAAAAGGCGTTTACGCTGCCTTTTTGGCAGCGTAACCTCGCCTCCAATAAGCCGATCAAGCGTCTCCCGGCGACACGCGACATCCGACATCCGCCTGCGGACTGCCGCCCAGGCGCCGCGACGTAGATCCAATCCCGACAGGAGGTATCCGTCATGACCGAACCAACCCCGATTCGCGAGCAGCTGACCTTCGCCATGGGCTGCTTCTGGGGACCGGAAGACCGTTTCGCCCGGGTTCCGGGCGTCACGGCCACGCGCGTGGGCTACTGCGGCGGCGATACGCCGTCCGTCTTGACCCCGCCCGCGGCTCCCGGCGAAGCCCCGCCTGCTTTACCGCAGCCGGATTCGCCTGCGGCTCCTGCCGGGGTCCCGCCCGCAGACCCCGGCGAGAACCCGCCGCCGGTTCCGACCCATCGCCGCCTCGCCGGGCACTCCGAAGCGGTCGAAGTGGAGTTCGATCCGCGGATCGTCTCGCTTGAGGAGCTGCTCCGAAAGTTCTGGGGCGAGCACAATCCGTCAGCGATCGAAA
This genomic window contains:
- a CDS encoding aldose 1-epimerase family protein, with translation MNAILSSDTATVEIKPLGAELVSFKRTDTGLEYMWSGDAAFWTGRSPVLFPIVGSVYEGKMRAEGGTYELKNHGFARNREFRLVESDAARAVFHLSYDDETLAMYPYRFALTLTYTLEGSTLRIQYRVDNDDDKRIHFQLGTHPAFNCPIGGEGDFEDYRLEFEREETLERFFVTGGNIQIPDKSEIVLEKGTVLPLTRAQFEEGAMIFRDVKSERVALRSDKSERSVTVSYENFPYLGVWQPQNAPFLCIEPWHGLADADRFDGELKNKELAVGLEPGEYFEAALVIEVG
- a CDS encoding MerR family transcriptional regulator; the protein is MTEQTIRRAETTEGYTIKQTAELTGLPGDTIRYYEKIGLLPRAKRKANTHRIYAESDVQTMKLILCLKKTGMPLEEMKPYLDMSRTGDLADTPEAFERIRQYRAEVLKQMSSLQTIVDFIDLKLSQGTLLNESDCDADPQKGPGLPAKRGSKFR
- a CDS encoding SDR family NAD(P)-dependent oxidoreductase; translation: MKDTHTAPTAGRTALITGANNGIGLELTRRLLAEGWDVAALIRSPFAAEDEAISAAIRAGRLRVYTAELTDYRQLAAALKRIRHEETAIDVLFNNAGGSLAELEFSPQGREKHYELQTVVPYILYRETKELLLRGSLKTVIGTSSNAFAYTKKFDPDKLAKPGTFKPLTGAYADTKLALSLWTQALAPAEAADGILLRSADPGPNNTLRKGKKSGLPLPVHYLMRFFFAPPTQGAGRLHEAAFGPYRGQTGVLIDKKGIVKLKFADRAQAVLGNVDRIYREEFQILMRENKTDAAASAAPL
- a CDS encoding peptide-methionine (S)-S-oxide reductase MsrA, which encodes MTEPTPIREQLTFAMGCFWGPEDRFARVPGVTATRVGYCGGDTPSVLTPPAAPGEAPPALPQPDSPAAPAGVPPADPGENPPPVPTHRRLAGHSEAVEVEFDPRIVSLEELLRKFWGEHNPSAIESYKPDDSRYRSILFYRSEEQRAAMERVRSEPADAGRSRELTALRPLGVFYPAEEKHQRYEAKKRQRNGAGQRSRSSGKGEN